The following proteins come from a genomic window of Mustela lutreola isolate mMusLut2 chromosome 6, mMusLut2.pri, whole genome shotgun sequence:
- the BRPF3 gene encoding bromodomain and PHD finger-containing protein 3 isoform X2, which yields MRKPRRKSRQNAEGRRSPSPYSLKCSPTRETLTYAQAQRIVEVDIDGRLHRISIYDPLKIITEDELTAQDITECNSNKENSEQPQFPGKSKKPSSKGKKKESCSKHASGTSFHLPQPSFRMVDSGSQPEAPPLPAAYYRYIEKPPEDLDAEVEYDMDEEDLAWLDMVNEKRRVDGHSLVSADTFELLVDRLEKESYLESRSSGAQQSLIDEDAFCCVCLDDECHNSNVILFCDICNLAVHQECYGVPYIPEGQWLCRCCLQSPSRPVDCVLCPNKGGAFKQTSDGHWAHVVCAIWIPEVCFANTVFLEPIEGIDNIPPARWKLTCYICKQKGLGAAIQCHKVNCYTAFHVTCAQRAGLFMKIEPMRETSLNGTIFTVRKTAYCEAHSPPGAATGRRKGDSPGSLSETGDEEGLKEGCGEEEEKEEVEEEEEDEGQGGVGGPLKGVPKKNKMTLKQKIKKEPEEVGRDTPSTVPMVTVPQIPSYRLNKICSGLSFQRKNQFIQRLHNYWLLKRQARNGVPLIRRLHSHLQSQRNAEQREQDEKTSAVKEELKYWQKLRHDLERARLLIELIRKREKLKREQVKVQQAAMELELMPFNVLLRTTLDLLQEKDPAHIFAEPVNLSEVPDYLEFISKPMDFSTMRRKLESHLYRTLEEFEEDFNLIVTNCMKYNAKDTIFHRAAVRLRDLGGAILRHARRQAENIGYDPERGTHLPESPKLEDFYRFSWEDVDNILIPENRAHLSPEVQLKELLEKLDLVSAMRSSGARTRRVRLLRREINALRQKLAQPPPPPQPPSLNKTVSNGELPAGPQGDVAVLEQAPQEEPEDDGDRDDSKLPPPPTLEPTGPAPSLSEQDSPPDPPTLKPINDSKPPSRFLKPKKVEEDELLEKSPLQIGSEPLQRLLSDNGINRVSLMAPDAPAGAPLSGVGRRTSVLFKKAKNGVKLQRSPDRALENGEDHGAVGSPASPASIDDEQHSRKRPRSRSCSESEGERSPRLEEETGVTNGFGKHTESGSDSECSLGLSGGLAFEACSGLTPPKRSRGKPALSRVPFLEGVNGDSDYSSSDHRPQDAPGGPPAQWCPHPCPTSGCAEAGRAETGRGWREALPCPLL from the exons ATGAGGAAGCCTCGCCGGAAGTCGCGGCAGAATGCCGAGGGCCGGCGCTCCCCATCCCCCTACAGTCTGAAGTGCTCGCCTACTCGGGAAACCTTGACATATGCCCAGGCCCAGCGGATTGTCGAGGTGGACATTGATGGACGCCTGCATCGAATTAGCATCTATGACCCACTCAAGATCATCACAGAAGATGAGCTGACCGCCCAGGATATCACCGAATGCAACAGCAACAAGGAAAACAGTGAGCAACCTCAGTTCCCTGGCAAGTCCAAAAAACCTTCCTCCAAGGGCAAGAAAAAGGAGTCCTGTTCCAAGCATGCGTCCGGCACTTCCTTCCACCTCCCACAACCCAGCTTTCGCATGGTGGACTCAGGCAGCCAGCCAGAAGCCCCCCCGCTGCCTGCTGCCTATTACCGCTACATCGAGAAGCCACCCGAAGACCTGGATGCAGAGGTAGAGTATGACATGGATGAGGAGGACCTTGCCTGGCTGGACATGGTGAATGAGAAGCGGCGTGTAGATGGGCACAGTTTGGTGTCAGCAGACACCTTTGAGCTGCTGGTAGACCGGCTTGAGAAGGAGTCCTACTTGGAGAGTCGCAGCAGTGGGGCCCAGCAGTCGCTTATTGACGAAGATGCCTTTTGCTGTGTGTGTCTGGACGATGAATGCCACAACAGCAACGTCATTCTCTTCTGTGACATCTGCAACTTGGCTGTACACCAGGAGTGCTATGGTGTCCCCTACATCCCCGAGGGCCAGTGGCTCTGCCGCTGCTGCCTGCAGTCTCCCTCCCGGCCTGTGGATTGTGTCCTCTGCCCCAATAAGGGTGGCGCCTTCAAACAGACCAGCGATGGGCACTGGGCACACGTGGTGTGTGCCATCTGGATCCCTGAAGTCTGCTTCGCTAACACCGTGTTCCTGGAGCCCATTGAGGGCATCGACAACATCCCACCTGCCCGCTGGAAACTCACCTGCTATATCTGCAAGCagaaggggctgggggcagccatCCAGTGCCATAAGGTAAACTGCTACACAGCCTTCCATGTGACATGTGCACAGCGGGCTGGGCTCTTCATGAAGATCGAGCCCATGCGTGAGACCAGCCTCAACGGCACCATCTTCACAGTACGCAAGACTGCCTACTGTGAGGCCCATTCACCGCCAGGAGCTGCCactggaaggaggaagggggactCCCCTGGGAGCCTCAGTGAGACTGGGGATGAGGAAGGGCTGAAGGAAGGCtgtggagaggaagaagagaaggaagaggtggaagaggaggaggaagatgaaggcCAAGGTGGGGTGGGTGGCCCCCTCAAGGGGGTGCCCAAGAAGAACAAGATGACTTTGAAGCAGAAGATCAAGAAGGAGCCGGAGGAAGTGGGCCGAGATACGCCCTCCACTGTCCCCATGGTCACTGTCCCACAGATACCCTCTTATAG GTTGAACAAGATCTGTAGTGGTCTCTCCTTTCAGAGGAAAAACCAATTCATACAGCGGCTTCACAACTACTGGCTACTGAAGCGGCAGGCACGGAATGGTGTCCCTCTCATCCGGCGCCTGCACTCCCACCTGCAGTCCCAAAGAAACGCCGAGCAG CGAGAGCAAGATGAGAAGACGAGTGCAGTAAAGGAAGAGCTAAAATACTGGCAGAAGCTCCGTCATGACTTGGAGCGGGCACGGCTGCTGATTGAGCTGATTCGCAAAAGAGAGAAGCTCAAGCGGGAACAG GTCAAGGTCCAGCAGGCTGCCATGGAGCTAGAGCTGATGCCCTTCAACGTGCTGCTGAGGACCACCCTGGACTTGCTGCAGGAGAAGGATCCAGCTCACATCTTTGCCGAACCTGTCAACCTGAGTGAG GTTCCAGATTACCTGGAATTCATATCCAAGCCAATGGATTTTTCTACTATGAGACGGAAGCTGGAATCTCACCTGTACCGCACCTTGGAGGAGTTTGAGGAGGACTTTAACCTTATAGTTACCAACTGCATGAAGTATAATGCTAAAGACACAATTTTCCACCGAGCAGCTGTCCGCCTGCGGGACCTGGGAGGGGCCATTTTGCGGCATGCCCGGCGGCAGGCAGAGAACATCGGCTATGACCCCGAGAGGGGTACCCACTTGCCTGAGTCACCCAAATTGGAGGACTTTTACCGCTTCTCCTGGGAAGACG TGGACAACATCCTCATCCCAGAGAACCGGGCCCATTTGTCCCCGGAGGTGCAGCTGAAGGAGCTGCTGGAGAAATTGGACCTGGTGAGTGCCATGCGGTCCAGTGGGGCCCGGACCCGCCGCGTCCGCCTACTGCGCAGGGAGATCAATGCCCTTCGGCAGAAGCTGGcgcagccaccaccaccaccacagccaCCATCACTGAACAAGACTGTGTCCAATGGGGAGCTGCCAGCAGGGCCCCAGGGGGATGTGGCTGTGCTGGAGCAGGCCCCACAGGAGGAGCCAGAAGACGATGGGGACAGAG ATGACTCCAAACTGCCTCCCCCACCAACCCTGGAGCCCACTGGGCCTGCTCCTTCCTTGTCTGAGCAAGACTCGCCTCCAGATCCCCCTACTCTGAAACCCATAAATGATAGCAAACCTCCAAGCCGATTCCTAAAGCCCAAAAAGGTGGAAGAAGATGAGCTCTTGGAAAAATCCCCTCTGCAGATTGGGAGTGAGCCCTTGCAACGCTTGCTCAGTGACAATGGCATCAACAGAGTATCTCTGATGGCCCCTGATGCCCCTGCTGGTGCCCCACTCAGTGGTGTGGGCCGCCGCACCTCAGTCCTCTTCAAGAAGGCCAAGAATGGGGTTAAGCTACAGAGGAGCCCAGATAGGGCCCTGGAGAATGGCGAGGACCACGGTGCAGTGGGCTCTCCTGCCTCTCCGGCCAGCATCGATGATGAACAGCACTCCCGGAAACGGCCAAGGAGCAGGAGCTGTAGTGAGAGCGAAGGGGAGAGATCCCCCCGACTGGAAGAggagacag GCGTGACCAACGGCTTTGGAAAACACACTGAAAGCGGGTCTGACTCCGAGTGTAGTTTGGGTCTCAGTGGCGGACTGGCATTTGAAGCTTGCAG